The nucleotide window ACGACCCGCCCCGCCATCGGCAACGACGGCTGGGAGCACGTGGCGGGCGATCTGCTGACGATCCACGACTACGCCGCCGACACGGACGTGCTGCGCCAGCGCTACGGGCAGCGGGACGCGCTGGGCACCACGCTGGAGGACTACCGCTCGGCGGGCCGGCGCCTGACCCTGCCCGGCTACGATCCGGCCGGCAAGCCCGTGATCCTCAGCGAGTTCGGCGGCATCGCCTACAACGCCGACGGCACGGCCGGCTGGGGCTACAGCGAGGCGGGCGATGAGGCCAGCTTCCTGGAGCGCTACCGGGCGCTGATGGCCACGATCCACGACTGCCGGATGCTGGCGGGCTTCTGCTACACGCAGTTGACCGACACCTACCAGGAGATCAACGGCCTGACCACCCTGGCGCGCACGCCCAAGGCGGACGTGACCGCGCTGGCCGCTGCCACGCGCGGCCGGGCCGTGGACAGCGAAAACCCGCTCGGCTACCACCGCCGCTGGCTGGCGCGGCTGAGCAAGGAGCCGGCCGGGGCCGGGGGCTGAACCCACAGCTGTGAAGGGCGCCTCCGCTGCGTCAACGGAGGCGCCCTTCGCTGTGGCCGCCCGGTCAGTGCGCGACCAGGAACACCAGATCCAGCGAGGGCGGCCGGTGCCCGAGCATGCGCAGCAGCAGCACGATCTGCGCGCTGTGCCGCACCTCGTGCTGCATGACGTGCCACATGGCCTCGTCGGCCGTGAAGGTCTCGGGGCGGCTGTCGTCCACCTTCACGCGGCGCCCGGAGGCCGCGACCTCCATCAGGGCCGGCCAGCGTTCCAGCGTGTCGGCCTCCACCGCTTCCCAGTAGGCCAGCAGGTCCTCGAGCGGTTCGTCCTGGTGGTGCCAGTACTCGTCGGCAGACTGGGGCTCGGGACGGAAGCGCTCCATGACGAACGGCACGCCGAGCAGGTCGCCGCGGAACCAGCCGTCCTCCACGACCGGGATGTGCGCCACGAGGTCCTTGACGCACCGCGCGCCGTCCGTGTCGATCAGCGGCCGGGCGAGGTCGGCCTCGGGCACGGCGCGCAGGGCCGCCCACAGGTCGCGGCGGGCGAGGGTCAGGTAGTGGTAGAAGGCGTGGGCGTCCATGCCCCAAGCGTAGCGGTGATTGCCGTCAGGTCGTGTCATGAATGGCGCAGGGCGGGCGCTCCGGAGAGGCCCGCCCTGCGTGCTGGTGGGATCATAGCGGTGTTCCGTTCCATTGACGGGTCGACAGCACCCCCGTCAACCCCACTCCAACCGCTGCATGTCGCGGTGACTCGCTCCGCTCGCCCCAGATTGATTGAGGGGATTCCCTTCAACCGATCTGGGTAGCGCTGTCAGTCGGCGGCCTGGGCCGTCACGCCTGCCGGGCGCGGCGCGGGGATCACGTAGGCCAGCGCGGCGCTCACGGCGCTCACGCCCGCCAGCATCCAGAACGCGGTCTTCAGCCCGTCGATGAAGGGGTTCAGGGTCGCGGCGGGCAGGGTGCTGCTCAGGCCGCTGAACACCTGCAGCATGATGTCGCGCGGCACGGCGCTCACCACGATGCTGAGGGTGAAGATGATGGCGACCACGCCGCCCACGCTCATCAGCAGGCTGCGGACGCCGGCGGCCACGCCGCGGCGGTCCGGCGCGACGCTGCCCATGATCAGGCTGGAGTTGGGCGAGTTGAACAGGCCGTTGCCGACCCCCGCCACGAACATCAGCGCGGCGATCAGCCAGTACGGCGTGCTCAGGCTGAGGCTCACGGCGATGCCGGCCAGCGCCAGCGTGCCGAGCACCAGTCCCCACTGGATCAGGGTGCGCGGGTCCATGCGGTCCGACAGCCGCCCGGCGACGGGCGACGCGATCAGCAGGCCCACGGCGACCGGGGCGAGCATGATCCCGGCGACCACGGCGTCGATGCCCTTGCCGCCCTGGAAGTAGAAGACGAACAGGAAGGTCAGCGCCATGCGCGACACGGCGTTCAGGAACACGGTGGCGTTGTTCAGCGTGAAGGCCCGGTCGCGGAACAGCCGCAGGTCGAGCATGGGTGCCCGCACGCGGCCCTCGATGACCGTGAACAGCGCCAGCGCGGCCACGCCCACCACCAGGTACCCCAGGACGCCGTTCCACGACTCGATGCCGCCCTGCGACAGCCCGATCATCAGCAGCGCGAAGCCCGCCGCGTAGGTCAGGTTGCCCCACCAGTCGAAGGCGTCGTTCCGGTCCTGCTTGCTGGCCAGGTCACGCAGCGTGAAGGCCGCCCACAGCGTGCCGAGGATGCCCAGCGGCACGTTGAACCAGAACACCCACTGCCACCCGAGCGCGGTCAGCGCCCCGCCGATGATCGGCCCCAGGATGGCGCCGACCGCGACCATCATCTGGTTCGTCCCGATGGCGAAGCCCAGCTCCTTTTTCGGAAAGGCATCGGTGACGATGGCGCTGGAGTTGGCGAGCATGAACGCCCCGCCCACGCCCTGCAGCGCCCGCAGCGCGATCAGCAGCGGCACGTGGGCCGTGAAGCCCGCCAGCAGCGAGGCCAGCGTGAACACGCCGAAGCCGAGCACGTACAGCCGTTTGCGGCCCAGCATGTCCGACAGCCGCCCGACGTTCAGGACGAACACCGTCTGCGTGACGTTGTAGGCCAGCAGAATCCAGATCAGGCTGAGCAGGGTGGTGTGCAGGTCGCGCAGCAGTGTGGGCAGCGCGATGATCAGCGTGCCGGAGTTCATGGACGCCATCAGCGCGCCCAGGCTGGTCACGCTCAGGGCCAGCCACTTGTAACTGAATTTCTCGTGCAGGGTACTCATGCGTTCACCGCTTCCTTGGCATTCAGGTGCCGTTCGAGCTTGTCCAGCACGCTGAGGGTCTGGGTGATCTCGTCGGGGCTCAGGGCGCTGAAGAGGCCCTGGAGGTGCGCGTGCATCTGCGGCACCACGCGGCCCAGCACCTCCTCGCCGGCCGGGGTGAGGTGCAGCGTCAGCGAGCGGCGGTCTTCCTCGCCGCGTTCGCGCCTCACCAGGCCGTCGTGTTCCAGCCGGTCGATGATGCCGGTCAGGTTGCCGGGCGTGACGCCGATCCGCTCGGCGACGTCGCCGGGGCTGCGCGGCTGGCCCGAGAGCTGGCGCAGCACGCGGAACTGGGGGGTGGTGAGGTCGAAGTCGGCCATGCGGGCGGTGACGCGCCGGCTGAGCACCGTGTACACGCGGTCGAGGTCGACCCACAGGCGCACGGCCGGGGGTCGGGTCGGAGGGGAGGAATCCGTCATGTCGATAGTATAGACCTAAACTATATAGGTTTAAAGTCTTGGGCGGCGTGCCCGGGACGTGCGTCCAGGCAGTCGGTACGCACCGGCCTGCCGCGCTGCTGGACACGCTTTTTCCGGCCCGTTTCATGTCTGCGTTAGGAGCGCTGCCTACAGTCGCGGCCATCACCAGCCGTTTCCACGAGCACGCCAAGGAGCCCAATGACGCTGTCCCGCACTGTCCTCCTCGCCCTCACCTCGAGCCTCGTGCTGGCCGGGTGCGGCCAGAACCTGTCGGCCACGCCCAGCGACCTCGCCGCCCAGGGCGTGAGCCAGGGCAGTGCCCACCGGAACGTCCGCGCGGTCGACTGCGGCTTTGACTCCGGCCGGGGCCGCTGCCACGCGCAGGTGGTCGTGGACGCCAGCGGCGCCCCTCTGGCGACCGCCACGCCCGCCGGGTACAGCCCCGCCCAGATGCGCCACGCCTACGGCTTCGACACGCTCTCGGCCCAGGGGGCCGGGCAGACCATCGCCATCGTGGACGCCTACGACGACCCGACCATCGTGAATGACCTGGGCGTGTTCAAGACGCAGTACGGCATCACCGGGTGCAGCCTCAGCAAGGTCAACCAGACGGGCGGCACCAGGTACCCGCGCGTGAACGCCGGCTGGGCGCAGGAGATCTCGTTGGATGTCGAGTGGGCGTGCGCCATCGCGCCGCAGGCCAAGATCCTGCTGGTCGAGGCGAGCAGCGCCAGCCTGACCAACCTGAACGCTGCGGTGGACTACGCCGCCCGGCACGCCAGCGTGGTCAGCATGAGCTACGGCGGCGGCGACACCGGTAGCGCCGCCAACGACGCGCACTACACCGTTCCGGGCGTGAGCTTCGTCGCCTCCAGCGGCGACAACGGCACCGGCACCAGCTACCCCGCCACCAGCCCCTACGTGCTCGCGGTGGGCGGCACCCACCTGCCCCTGGACGCCAGTGGAAATCGCAGCGGCGCCGAGACCGTGTGGAGCGGCTCCGGCGGCGGCATCAGCACCAGCGAGACCGAGCCCGGCTACCAGAGCGCGTACGGCATCACGACCACCAGCGGCAAGCGCGGCAGCCCCGACGTGGCCTACAACGCCGACCCGAACACCGGCGTCGCCGTGTACGACAGCACGCCCAGCCAGGGCAGCTCCGGGTGGCTGGTCTTCGGCGGCACCAGCGCCGGCGCGCCGCAGTGGTCGGCCCTGATCGCCGTCGTGAACTCCGGGCGCAGCGCCGGTCCCCTGACCACCACCAGCGCCAGCACGTCGCCCTTCTACAGCGCCGCGACCGGTTCGACGAACTCCGGCGCGAACTACACGGACATCACATCCGGTACAAACGGCACCTGCGGCAGCGTGTGCAGCGCCAGCACCGGCTACGACCTGACCACCGGGGTCGGCAGTCCCAGGGCCTCGGCCCTGGTGCCGTACCTCCAGAGTCACTGAGCCTGCCCGCTGCCGGTGCCCCCACCCGTTCCTGTGGTGGGGGCGCCGCGCCTAAGCAAGGTGAGGCGGCCCTTTGCGCCCCCCGGCCCGCGCCCCGATAATGGCCGCGGGTTCCGGCCGCCCCGCGTGGCCGGAACACTCTTCCATACCGGATGACCTGTGCTGTCATCCCGCCCGTCCAGACCGGACGGCGCGCCAGGAGAGCCACTATGACCGACGTTCACGATGGAGTGGCCCCGGCCGCCCAGCCCGCCCCTGCTCCCCAGTTCGCCACCCCGCAGAATCCGGGTTT belongs to Deinococcus metalli and includes:
- a CDS encoding DinB family protein, whose product is MDAHAFYHYLTLARRDLWAALRAVPEADLARPLIDTDGARCVKDLVAHIPVVEDGWFRGDLLGVPFVMERFRPEPQSADEYWHHQDEPLEDLLAYWEAVEADTLERWPALMEVAASGRRVKVDDSRPETFTADEAMWHVMQHEVRHSAQIVLLLRMLGHRPPSLDLVFLVAH
- a CDS encoding MFS transporter encodes the protein MSTLHEKFSYKWLALSVTSLGALMASMNSGTLIIALPTLLRDLHTTLLSLIWILLAYNVTQTVFVLNVGRLSDMLGRKRLYVLGFGVFTLASLLAGFTAHVPLLIALRALQGVGGAFMLANSSAIVTDAFPKKELGFAIGTNQMMVAVGAILGPIIGGALTALGWQWVFWFNVPLGILGTLWAAFTLRDLASKQDRNDAFDWWGNLTYAAGFALLMIGLSQGGIESWNGVLGYLVVGVAALALFTVIEGRVRAPMLDLRLFRDRAFTLNNATVFLNAVSRMALTFLFVFYFQGGKGIDAVVAGIMLAPVAVGLLIASPVAGRLSDRMDPRTLIQWGLVLGTLALAGIAVSLSLSTPYWLIAALMFVAGVGNGLFNSPNSSLIMGSVAPDRRGVAAGVRSLLMSVGGVVAIIFTLSIVVSAVPRDIMLQVFSGLSSTLPAATLNPFIDGLKTAFWMLAGVSAVSAALAYVIPAPRPAGVTAQAAD
- a CDS encoding MarR family winged helix-turn-helix transcriptional regulator gives rise to the protein MTDSSPPTRPPAVRLWVDLDRVYTVLSRRVTARMADFDLTTPQFRVLRQLSGQPRSPGDVAERIGVTPGNLTGIIDRLEHDGLVRRERGEEDRRSLTLHLTPAGEEVLGRVVPQMHAHLQGLFSALSPDEITQTLSVLDKLERHLNAKEAVNA
- a CDS encoding S53 family peptidase yields the protein MTLSRTVLLALTSSLVLAGCGQNLSATPSDLAAQGVSQGSAHRNVRAVDCGFDSGRGRCHAQVVVDASGAPLATATPAGYSPAQMRHAYGFDTLSAQGAGQTIAIVDAYDDPTIVNDLGVFKTQYGITGCSLSKVNQTGGTRYPRVNAGWAQEISLDVEWACAIAPQAKILLVEASSASLTNLNAAVDYAARHASVVSMSYGGGDTGSAANDAHYTVPGVSFVASSGDNGTGTSYPATSPYVLAVGGTHLPLDASGNRSGAETVWSGSGGGISTSETEPGYQSAYGITTTSGKRGSPDVAYNADPNTGVAVYDSTPSQGSSGWLVFGGTSAGAPQWSALIAVVNSGRSAGPLTTTSASTSPFYSAATGSTNSGANYTDITSGTNGTCGSVCSASTGYDLTTGVGSPRASALVPYLQSH